A region from the Cannabis sativa cultivar Pink pepper isolate KNU-18-1 chromosome 9, ASM2916894v1, whole genome shotgun sequence genome encodes:
- the LOC115721907 gene encoding multiple organellar RNA editing factor 3, mitochondrial, producing the protein MAYSAARRSLGSILTRTYSPFYSTSLSLRNRFALALLNQQSQLIPDSVKMPLRFKTSGSGYSPLNDPSPNWTNRPPKETILLDGCDYEHWLVVMEFANDPKPSEDEMVNSFVKTLASVLGSEEEAMKKIYSVSTSTYTGFGALISEEFSIKLKAQPGVLWVLPDSYLDVPNKDYGGDLFIDGKVIPRPQFRFTDRQQQPSRNRPRVRNDRRRTG; encoded by the exons ATGGCGTACTCCGCCGCCAGGCGTAGCTTAGGGTCCATCCTCACTAGGACGTATTCTCCCTTTTATTCTACCTCACTCTCGCTTCGCAATCGCTTTGCTTTGGCGCTTCTCAACCAACAATCCCAACTCATCCCCGACTCAGTCAAAATGCCGCTCCGGTTCAAGACTTCCGGCTCTGGATACTCGCCGCTGAACGACCCTTCTCCAAACTGGACCAACCGCCCGCCTAAAGAAACCATTCTTCTCGATGGCTGTGACTACGAGCACTGGCTTGTTGTAATGGAGTTCGCCAACGACCCCAAACCCTCCGAAGATGAAATGGTCAATTCTTTCGTCAAAACCCTTGCTTCGGTTCTGGGAAG TGAGGAGGAGGCAATGAAGAAGATTTACTCTGTTTCCACTTCTACGTATACTGGTTTTGGTGCTTTGATTTCAGAGGAGTTTTCCATCAAGCTTaaag CACAACCTGGTGTTCTTTGGGTTTTACCGGATTCATATCTTGACGTTCCCAACAAAGATTATGGAG GAGATTTGTTCATTGATGGGAAAGTCATACCTAGACCACAGTTCAGGTTCACTGATAGACAACAGCAACCATCTCGGAACAGGCCTCGAGTGAGGAATGATAGGCGTAGAACAGGGTGA
- the LOC133031189 gene encoding uncharacterized protein LOC133031189, producing MRCLSWNFRGIRRPTTERTLRGLIHDTDAEAVFLAETKVGLDDMYAFMNRLGFLNVIGIPSVGIGGGFCLAWRQAGLIEVQHIFETGFHVIIPEMHGLPKWPLFCIYGTPYVEKKEEFWKWLTDTVADCGEPWVVIGDLNVILDESEKRGGRKFLPREGTFLCNFLDDTGGVDLGFQGVRCTWQNARKGIKNVRKRLDRGLVDSSWCINFPNAKVINLPILGSDHSPILLMDRGE from the coding sequence ATGAGGTGTCTATCCTGGAATTTTCGTGGGATTCGTAGGCCCACGACGGAGAGAACCCTTCGGGGTTTAATCCATGATACGGATGCGGAAGCTGTCTTTCTTGCTGAAACAAAGGTTGGTCTTGATGATATGTATGCTTTTATGAATCGGTTGGGTTTTTTAAATGTGATTGGTATTCCTTCTGTGGGAATTGGGGGGGGCTTTTGTCTTGCTTGGAGACAGGCGGGTTTGATTGAGGTTCAGCATATTTTTGAAACGGGGTTCCATGTTATCATTCCGGAGATGCACGGTCTACCGAAGTGGCCTTTGTTCTGTATCTATGGAACTCCCTATGTGGAGAAAAAGGAGGAGTTTTGGAAGTGGTTGACGGACACGGTTGCAGACTGCGGGGAGCCATGGGTGGTGATAGGTGATCTTAATGTCATTTTGGATGAATCCGAGAAGAGGGGGGGTAGGAAATTCTTGCCCCGTGAGGGGACTTTCTTGTGTAATTTCTTGGATGATACGGGGGGTGTTGATCTGGGTTTCCAAGGGGTTCGATGTACCTGGCAGAATGCGAGAAAAGGGATCAAAAATGTTCGGAAGCGCCTTGATAGGGGCTTAGTTGATTCCTCATGGTGCATTAACTTTCCTAATGctaaagttataaatcttcctATCCTTGGATCGGATCACTCTCCAATTCTTTTGATGGATAGAGGCGAGTAG
- the LOC133031187 gene encoding uncharacterized protein LOC133031187 has translation MDIFLRPLVDELKELWNNGIATRDSSTNSMFTMRAALLWTVNDFPARSSLSGWSGQGYKARPTCNEDTTSIRVIGKTSYVGHRRFLPSNHAMRRDTRFDGKAERRPPPRRFTCEEILSQVNALEPQIPGHHENFGGVKRRRVAENCNWRKKSIFYELEYWSTNILKHNIDVMHVEKNVCDSLLGTILDNDKSKDTTNARHDLKKMGIRESLWIYEDGNGRLMKPHAPYVLTREKRQLFCQFVKGIKFPDGFCSNLKSKVSPDESNIIGLKSHDCHVIMQRVLAVGVRKFLPRDTATTITQLSFFDIMIHLVLHLPEEAILGGPVFMRWMYPFERYMKKLKNYVGNKARPEGSIAEGYVADEAVTFCSIGLIKPLDHTSREKAEWYILQNSPEIQAYLDEHLDKIRHEYPNGNHDALHRQTFRPWFHKKIYELHKLGTLQNGDELLALASGSDYLATFYEGCVVNGVRFIVSKRDQKRKTQNSGVTVAGTEGFNYYGTLEDVITISYTGAYTVSLFECKWYNTNPLRKKTIIENNITSINTRGHWYQDEPYILANQAKQVFYLEDPLRGRDWKVVEDISHRQIWDITDNEDETDVDVVSDSNSANFVLTVDLGELIMQSNEPPVIVESSDQLVDSEIENNELDENYVAEEVDDLLVEHVEDENVNLVNDGNDSDSSV, from the exons atggatatatttttaagaCCTTTGGTGGATGAATTAAAGGAGTTGTGGAATAATGGGATAGCAACGAGAGATAGTTCGACCAACTCGATGTTCACCATGCGTGCTGCGCTTTTGTGGACAGTGAATGATTTTCCTGCTCGTAGTAGCTTGTCTGGGTGGAGTGGTCAAGGTTATAAAGCTCGCCCTACTTGTAATGAAGACACGACGTCCATTCGAGTGATCGGGAAGACATCATATGTTGGTCATCGAAGGTTCTTGCCAAGTAACCATGCAATGAGAAGGGATACTCGATTTGATGGTAAAGCTGAAAGAAGACCTCCTCCAAGACGATTTACTTGTGAAGAAATATTATCACAAGTTAATGCTCTCGAACCCCAAATTCCCGGACATCATGAAAATTTTGGGGGCGTGAAACGTAGAAGAGTTGCAGAAAATTGTAATTGgaggaaaaaaagtattttctacGAGTTGGAGTATTGGAGCACGAATATTTTAAAACACAACATTGATGTGATGCATGTTGAGAAGAATGTGTGTGATAGTCTCCTAGGAACCATCTTGGATAATGATAAATCAAAGGACACAACCAATGCGCGCCATGATTTAAAGAAGATGGGTATTAGGGAATCGTTGTGGATTTATGAAGATGGGAATGGGAGGCTAATGAAACCGCATGCTCCTTATGTTTTGACTCGTGAGAAAAGACAACTTTTTTGTCAGTTTGTTAAAGGAATAAAGTTTCCCGATGGCTTCTGTTCAAATTTAAAGAGCAAAGTTTCTCCAGATGAGTCTAACATTATTGGGTTAAAATCCCACGATTGTCATGTCATTATGCAGCGAGTACTAGCGGTTGGTGTCCGTAAATTTCTACCTCGTGACACTGCAACAACTATTACTCAGCTGT ctttttttgacataatgatACACTTGGTATTGCATTTGCCTGAAGAAGCGATATTGGGTGGCCCGGTCTTTATGAGATGGATGTATCCTTTTGAAAGgtacatgaaaaaattgaagaattatGTGGGAAATAAGGCACGTCCTGAAGGGTCAATTGCAGAAGGTTATGTTGCTGATGAGGCAGTAACCTTTTGTTCAAT CGGACTTATCAAGCCTCTTGATCATACCAGTCGTGAAAAAGCTGAGTGGTACATTCTTCAAAATTCTCCTGAAATCCAAGCTTACTTAGA TGAACATTTggacaagatcaggcatgaataTCCTAATGGTAATCACGATGCCTTGCATAGGCAAACTTTCCGTCCGTGGTTTCACAAGAAG ataTATGAGCTGCACAAGCTTGGAACTTTACAAAATGGTGATGAGTTACTCGCTCTCGCTTCCGGGTCCGATTACTTAGCAACATTTTACGAAGGTTGTGTAGTGAATGGTGTTCGGTTTATTGTATCAAAGCGAGACCAAAAGCGGAAGACACAAAATAGTGGTGTTACTGTTGCTGGAACAGAAGGGTTTAATTATTACGGCACACTTGAAGATGTAATCACTATATCTTATACTGGTGCATATACAGTGTCATTGTTTGAATGTAAATGGTATAACACTAATCCATTAAGAAAGAAGACAATCAttgaaaataatataactagTATAAATACTCGTGGACATTGGTATCAAGATGAACCGTACATCCTTGCTAACCAGGCGAAGCAAGTTTTCTATCTTGAAGATCCACTCAGAGGTCGCGATTGGAAGGTTGTTGAAGATATTAGCCATCGACAAATTTGGGACATTACTGACAACGAAGATGAGACTGATGTAGATGTTGTTAGTGATTCTAACTCTGCCAATTTTGTGTTGACGGTTGATCTTGGAGAGTTGATTATGCAATCGAATGAACCTCCAGTAATTGTTGAATCGTCCGATCAGTTAGTGGATTCTGAGATAGAGAATAATGAACTGGATGAGAATTATGTTGCTGAAGAAGTAGATGATTTACTAGTTGAACATGTAGAGGATGAAAATGTAAACTTAGTGAATGATGGAAATGATAGTGATTCTTCAGtgtaa
- the LOC115723504 gene encoding exopolygalacturonase-like, with translation MSRLKICHTIISLIISFCLYAVINCEAKKPLLPPSRDTLRGTRLGSKAVPGEKIFNVKNFGAIPNGRKDNTQAFMKTWVAACHFKGRARVLIPPGVYALGPLIFAGPCIGPSPIIVQVSGTLKGDTDISLYEEPAWFQFENIDGLIVTGGGAFDGQGESAWKYNDCKNNNDCVQLPSNIKLNKVSNAILRGFTSADSKGVHIFITNSQNIRLKRLHIVAPGDSPNTDGVHISTSINVKVSKTIIATGDDCIGMIKGSTDVAINKVTCGPGHGISIGSLGKYENEEDVRGITVKNTTFLKTDNGIRIKTWPGSTPSLATGMIFQDLVMDNVRNPIIIDQGYCPSGCKKQPSRVKISNIQYINIRGTSSSEVGVNLMCSPQYQCENIHLFNINLKHIGNGPITATCANARVSTFGGLQSPRVTCHN, from the exons atgtcTAGATTAAAAATTTGCCATACCATTATCAGTCTGATCATATCTTTTTGTCTTTATGCTGTGATCAATTGTGAGGCCAAAAAACCACTATTGCCTCCAAGTCGTGATACGTTAAGGGGTACCAGATTGGGCAGTAAAGCTGTTCCTGGTGAGAAAATATTTAATGTCAAGAACTTTGGAGCCATCCCAAATGGAAGAAAAGATAATACACAG GCTTTCATGAAAACATGGGTTGCAGCATGCCACTTCAAAGGAAGAGCCAGAGTTCTCATCCCACCAGGGGTTTATGCTCTAGGACCACTCATATTTGCAGGGCCATGCATTGGTCCAAGCCCTATAATTGTTCAAGTTTCAGGCACATTAAAAGGTGATACAGATATTTCCCTCTATGAAGAACCTGCATGGTTTCAATTCGAAAACATCGACGGATTAATCGTCACCGGTGGTGGCGCTTTCGATGGCCAAGGTGAATCTGCTTGGAAATATAACGACTGCAAAAACAACAATGACTGTGTTCAACTCCCCTCT aACATAAAGTTGAATAAAGTGTCAAATGCTATCTTGAGAGGGTTTACATCAGCAGATAGCAAAGGGGTTCACATATTCATAACAAATTCTCAGAACATTAGGCTAAAGAGGCTTCATATAGTTGCCCCAGGTGATAGCCCAAATACTGATGGAGTTCATATTAGTACCTCAATCAATGTCAAAGTAAGCAAAACTATCATTGCTACTGGTGATGATTGCATTGGTATGATCAAGGGCTCCACCGATGTTGCCATCAACAAAGTTACTTGTGGCCCTGGACATGGCATTAG CATTGGTAGCCTGGGAAAATATGAGAATGAGGAAGATGTTAGAGGAATTACAGTAAAGAACACCACATTTTTGAAAACAGATAATGGAATTAGAATCAAGACATGGCCAGGTTCAACTCCAAGTTTAGCAACTGGTATGATTTTCCAAGACCTAGTTATGGATAATGTAAGAAACCCCATCATCATCGACCAAGGATATTGTCCAAGTGGTTGCAAGAAACAG CCATCTCGAGTAAAGATTAGTAACATTCAATACATAAACATAAGAGGAACTTCGAGCTCAGAAGTGGGTGTGAATTTGATGTGTAGCCCACAATATCAGTGTGAGAATATTCACCTATTCAACATCAATTTGAAACATATAGGAAATGGACCCATCACTGCCACGTGTGCCAATGCAAGAGTCAGCACTTTTGGTGGCTTACAAAGCCCACGTGTAACTTGTCATAATTAG
- the LOC115722525 gene encoding uncharacterized protein LOC115722525, translating into MNSNYGKNFDFDLGLGSSRPKSLNDKKNNNNPSYSSSSSSYSSYSSAQPKPAWQPNKPSWTHQPSPAQVTRPGLPNGPTSMVGDILGKSWTSSTPSTGSSSVAGIGIVDKNPNLFGDLVGSALGQGKSSNSTNVPLKNSTPVSNKNTFSMGNVADSLPKTNPGPVKTGLNWGASGNISSNANANNNNRTQNLGGGGFGVGIGGGGGGGGMNSKDPFGSLLNFAPKPSADLNSKKTNNAKVNNNNNTNDDIFGNFQNATTKPESNPNTNNTFQTGLNMDDFVKLPTQNSTQSPVSDPLDMLFPTTKVNLTESFNQSTSNGSGQQTSEMDSWGFEPHFEGDDGGTTTELDGLPPPPSGVNSSMAKNKGMDNYKQGQYADAIKWLSWAVILLEKAGDNNATFAEVLSSRASCYKEVGEYKKAVADCTKVLEQDGANVSVLVQRALLYESMEKYRLGAEDLRAVLKIDPSNRVARSTVHRLTKLAD; encoded by the exons ATGAATTCGAATTACGGAAAGAACTTTGATTTCGATCTGGGGTTGGGATCATCAAGACCCAAATCCCTTAACGACAAGAAGAACAACAACAATCCTtcgtattcttcttcttcttcgtcttaTTCTTCGTATTCTTCTGCCCAACCGAAACCAGCATGGCAACCCAACAAGCCCTCGTGGACACACCAGCCATCGCCGGCTCAGGTGACCCGACCTGGATTGCCTAACGGACCCACATCCATGGTGGGCGATATACTTGGAAAGAGTTGGACTTCGTCCACCCCTTCGACTGGTTCTTCGTCTGTGGCAGGTATTGGGATTGTAGATAAAAACCCTAATTTGTTTGGGGATTTGGTTGGTTCTGCTTTGGGTCAGGGCAAGAGTAGTAATAGTACCAATGTTCCTTTGAAGAATTCAACACCGGTATCTAACAAGAACACATTTTCAATGGGAAATGTGGCTGATTCGCTTCCGAAAACTAATCCTGGTCCGGTGAAAACTGGTTTGAATTGGGGAGCTTCAGGGAATATTAGTAGCAATGCCAATGCTAATAATAACAATCGAACTCAAAATCTCGGCGGTGGAGGCTTTGGTGTTGGtattggtggtggtggtggtggtggtggaatGAACTCAAAAGACCCATTTGGTTCTTTGCTTAACTTTGCTCCAAAACCATCTGCTGATCTCAATTCGAAGAAGACCAACAATGCGaaggttaataataataataatactaatgaTGATATTTTTGGGAATTTCCAGAATGCTACTACTAAACCAGAATCAAATCCAAATACCAACAACACTTTTCAGACTGGTTTGAATATGGATGATTTTGTTAAGCTTCCAACTCAGAATTCCACGCAATCACCTGTTAGTGATCCTCTTGACATGTTATTTCCCACGACCAAGGTTAATTTAACTGAAAGCTTCAATCAATCAACTTCAAATGGATCCGGACAGCAAACATCGGAGATGGATAGTTGGGGATTCGAACCCCATTTCGAAGGAGATGATGGTGGTACCACCACTGAACTTGATGGACTTCCGCCGCCTCCTTCTGGTGTAAACTCGTCCATGGCGAAGAATAAAGGAATGGATAACTACAAGCAAGGACAGTATGCTGATGCCATCAAATGGCTTTCTTGGGCTGTCATTCTTCTTGAAAAAGCAGGTGACAACAATGCTACTTTCGCGGAGGTCTTATCGAGCAGAGCTTCATGTTACAAAGAAGTTGGGGAGTATAAGAAAGCTGTGGCAGACTGTACAAAG GTGTTGGAACAAGATGGTGCAAATGTATCTGTTCTTGTACAGCGTGCTCTCTTATATGAAAGCATGGAAAAATACAGACTTGGGGCAGAAGATCTGAGGGCTGTTCTTAAGATTGATCCTAGTAACAGGGTTGCAAGAAGCACTGTTCACCGCTTGACCAAGTTAGCAGACTAG
- the LOC133031188 gene encoding uncharacterized protein LOC133031188, giving the protein MVQGFFEDQSVCPNFNHTFLCLIPKITNASRFDQFRPISLCNFCYKIISRILTDRLKKVIDRLVSPFQSAFVPGRWIAECSIMAQEVLQSFKRKKGKHGVMAIKTDMSKVYDRLEWTFLLRVWKANGFSDHVCSIIMTCVTSVTYSVLLNGAPLTPFNPKRGLRQGDPLSPFLFILCSEVLSKLILRAEINGEWNGVKVSRMATPITHLFYADDAIFFCKANGSNANALMQCISQYEDWSGQKVNKQKSGVVFSPNTSQRCKDELKNMIGMNCLRRDEKYLDNPFFFSANKRKDFNFLKEKMMSRLEGWRAKNLSQAGRTTLVGSVLQSIPGYFMSTALVPKALCEELDRIVARFWWVGNSAKDRYRAFKSWQEICQPKRCGGLGLRRFSDINKAMLAKLCWMVLTGMDKAWVKLMEARYCHVADAWRVEKRAGDSRAWLGIIEATNICTAGAGVLIGGGESDLWERPCVPGKSMEEVRDSFHYSRRHAFIRVSDLFMEGSRVWNEELIRESFDEEVAMSILRIRPLETSEDIIFWKGSKSGVYTVKSGYWLSQHSRFKNPNRVWEKLWRSKIHQRLKLFLWKTWSDVLPSKQRLGLVDNTCSLCHVASESALHLFGSCSVVRAAWFQSRWGIRLEDFQWETIMDFGEWWSQVSDEDLQLFAACLCETVWHWRNKVIFKGSTFSLTGLIKDIRKRVKEMELRDVPLEVADRVYFHVPVVENLDEMQCFHCDASILDDAAGVAAVEVVEPNVGDSWVASEFHTVSGILEGELLAILLALKVAREQGVRKIKILSDSKVAIMALNNDCLPYAWGTYPVFESCRCVCKCFDLVVFAHCPRSLNGVADAVAGWARCAKSCTSGLLKVVAPSVALSLL; this is encoded by the coding sequence ATGGTGCAAGGTTTTTTTGAAGACCAATCGGTTTGTCCTAACTTTAATCATACCTTTTTGTGTTTGATTCCTAAGATTACTAATGCCTCTCGATTTGATCAATTTCGGCCTATTAGCCTATGTAATTTCTGCTATAAAATCATCTCTCGTATCCTAACGGACAGATTGAAAAAAGTTATTGACAGATTAGTCTCCCCTTTCCAGTCTGCTTTCGTCCCGGGTAGATGGATAGCGGAATGTTCTATCATGGCTCAAGAGGTTCTTCAAAGTTTTaagagaaagaaaggaaaacatGGGGTGATGGCGATAAAAACTGATATGAGTAAAGTGTATGACCGCTTGGAATGGACCTTCCTCCTTCGGGTTTGGAAAGCAAATGGATTCAGCGATCATGTATGCTCTATCATCATGACTTGTGTGACCTCGGTCACTTATTCGGTCCTCCTTAATGGGGCCCCTTTGACTCCCTTCAATCCTAAACGGGGCCTTCGTCAAGGGGACCCGCTATCTCCGTTTCTTTTCATCCTGTGTAGCGAGGTCTTATCGAAGCTAATCCTTAGAGCTGAGATTAATGGGGAGTGGAATGGGGTAAAGGTGTCTCGAATGGCAACTCCGATTACACACCTATTTTATGCCGATGATGCAATCTTTTTCTGTAAGGCGAATGGCTCGAATGCGAATGCTCTTATGCAATGTATCTCTCAATACGAAGATTGGTCTGGCCAAAAGGTGAACAAACAAAAGAGTGGAGTGGTTTTTTCTCCTAATACCTCTCAAAGGTGCAAGGATGAGTTGAAGAACATGATCGGTATGAACTGCCTTCGGAGGGACGAGAAGTACTTGGATaatccttttttcttttctgctaACAAGAGAAAGGATTTCAATTTTCTTAAAGAGAAAATGATGTCTCGGTTGGAAGGATGGAGAGCAAAAAATTTGTCTCAGGCGGGTAGAACGACCTTGGTTGGCTCGGTCCTTCAGAGTATTCCGGGGTATTTTATGTCCACAGCCTTGGTCCCTAAAGCTCTTTGTGAAGAGTTGGATAGGATTGTTGCTCGTTTCTGGTGGGTGGGGAATTCGGCTAAGGATAGATACAGAGCTTTTAAAAGTTGGCAGGAGATTTGCCAACCCAAGCGTTGTGGTGGTTTGGGTTTGAGAAGATTTAGTGACATTAATAAGGCTATGTTGGCCAAGCTTTGTTGGATGGTTCTTACGGGCATGGATAAGGCTTGGGTTAAGTTGATGGAGGCTAGATATTGTCATGTTGCGGATGCTTGGAGAGTGGAGAAAAGAGCTGGTGATTCGAGAGCTTGGCTGGGAATTATAGAGGCTACAAATATATGTACTGCTGGGGCTGGTGTTTTGATTGGCGGTGGGGAGTCAGATCTTTGGGAGAGACCGTGCGTCCCTGGGAAATCTATGGAGGAGGTTCGAGATAGTTTCCATTACTCTAGAAGACATGCTTTTATTAGGGTCTCGGATCTTTTCATGGAAGGCTCTAGAGTGTGGAATGAAGAATTGATAAGGGAAAGTTTCGATGAAGAAGTGGCAATGTCCATTTTGCGAATCAGGCCTTTGGAGACTAGTGAAGACATCATTTTTTGGAAAGGATCAAAGTCAGGGGTGTATACTGTCAAAAGCGGGTATTGGTTAAGTCAACACAGTAGATTCAAGAATCCTAATCGCGTTTGGGAAAAGCTTTGGCGGTCTAAGATTCATCAAAGATTAAAGCTTTTTCTTTGGAAAACATGGTCCGATGTTCTGCCTTCGAAACAACGTTTAGGATTGGTTGATAACACTTGTTCCCTCTGTCATGTGGCTTCAGAATCTGCTCTTCATCTTTTTGGTTCCTGCAGTGTGGTTCGTGCGGCTTGGTTTCAGAGTCGATGGGGCATTCGTTTGGAAGATTTTCAATGGGAAACAATTATGGACTTTGGAGAATGGTGGTCTCAAGTGAGCGATGAGGACCTTCAATTGTTTGCTGCTTGCCTCTGTGAAACGGTATGGCATTGGAGGAATAAGGTAATTTTTAAAGGTAGCACATTCTCTTTAACGGGATTGATAAAGGACATTCGAAAAAGAGTTAAGGAGATGGAGTTGAGAGATGTTCCTCTGGAAGTGGCTGATCGAGTTTATTTCCATGTCCCGGTTGTGGAGAACCTGGATGAAATGCAGTGCTTTCACTGTGATGCTTCTATTCTTGATGATGCTGCTGGTGTGGCGGCTGTGGAAGTGGTTGAACCAAATGTGGGTGATTCCTGGGTGGCTTCTGAGTTCCACACGGTCTCGGGGATTCTTGAAGGGGAATTATTGGCCATTCTGCTAGCGTTGAAAGTAGCTCGAGAGCAGGGTGTAAGGAAGATCAAAATCCTTTCGGATTCCAAGGTGGCAATCATGGCTTTGAACAATGACTGTTTGCCTTATGCTTGGGGCACTTATCCTGTTTTTGAATCTTGTCGAtgtgtttgtaagtgttttgatCTTGTTGTTTTTGCCCATTGCCCTCGGTCTTTGAACGGTGTGGCTGATGCGGTTGCGGGTTGGGCGAGATGTGCCAAGTCCTGCACTTCGGGTCTGCTCAAAGTTGTTGCCCCTTCGGTAGCTTTGAGTTTGTTGTAG